A genomic region of Mycolicibacterium poriferae contains the following coding sequences:
- a CDS encoding putative bifunctional diguanylate cyclase/phosphodiesterase — translation MSSRRAVTLGVTVAVVGYAVRLLIGGAADPSLRVVGEVGLVGFASFAAVCSALAAYWRTGRERSAWACMALGTAGWAVAAAGWSVFRLAPHQTPLPWWSSVGYLIFLAGAGVCLVFLLTAHVPGARLRLVLDGLAVAAALFVLAWVAVLDEVYRVRSSDPISTAWSLVYPVGDIVFVAVAVLLLVRAPAHRRPEWSLLAGGLVLIAASDTAYAYFAATQEVWGHQETAVGWVLGFVAIGLGALSMPAADRGDADDADGDHLVPSRTSTWLPYVTVAAAAVLCTPALIEGMRPVFVGAAVAVFAVMVRQFLVIGENRRLLLEVAEQASGEPLTGPANGADPTAGPEDAANPDADDVPSEAQLLGELRHAIEHGELTMFYQPKVDIRGGAIVGVEALIRWPHPRRGLLEPDRFLPLVRQHGLMRSMTTVVLELALDEAAEWYRRGVGVPVAVNVFAPAVSDPALPGQILGALQARGLSPQALTVEITEDLLLDDMDRTRSVLNTLRSNGIRVAIDDFGSGYSALWYLREFPVDEIKLDKEFVAPVLTQPASAAIVRSVVDLAHALNITPVAEGVENSATAERLREFGCDVAQGYLYSRPLPAADTVALLSAQKRGRYVCDGTSRSEIELMQ, via the coding sequence ATGTCGAGCCGGCGAGCAGTGACGCTCGGTGTCACCGTCGCGGTCGTGGGCTATGCCGTCCGGCTCTTGATCGGCGGGGCCGCCGACCCGTCGCTGCGCGTGGTCGGCGAGGTGGGACTCGTCGGGTTCGCGTCGTTCGCCGCGGTGTGCTCGGCGCTGGCGGCGTACTGGCGCACCGGCCGCGAACGCAGCGCATGGGCCTGCATGGCGCTGGGCACCGCAGGGTGGGCGGTGGCCGCCGCCGGGTGGAGCGTGTTCCGGCTCGCCCCGCACCAGACACCTCTGCCCTGGTGGTCCAGCGTCGGTTATCTGATCTTTCTCGCGGGTGCCGGGGTGTGCCTGGTCTTCCTGCTGACCGCCCATGTGCCGGGAGCCCGACTTCGACTGGTGCTCGATGGACTTGCCGTTGCCGCCGCCCTGTTCGTCCTGGCCTGGGTGGCGGTGTTGGACGAGGTCTACCGCGTCCGGTCGAGTGACCCGATCTCCACCGCGTGGTCGCTGGTCTATCCCGTCGGTGACATCGTCTTCGTCGCCGTCGCGGTGCTGCTATTGGTCCGGGCGCCCGCCCATCGACGTCCCGAGTGGTCACTGCTGGCCGGTGGCCTGGTGCTGATCGCCGCCTCGGACACCGCCTACGCGTACTTTGCCGCCACCCAGGAGGTGTGGGGTCATCAGGAGACCGCGGTGGGCTGGGTGCTGGGCTTCGTCGCGATCGGTCTGGGCGCGCTGTCGATGCCCGCGGCCGACCGGGGCGATGCCGACGATGCCGACGGCGACCACCTCGTTCCCTCCCGCACGTCGACCTGGCTGCCGTATGTGACCGTCGCTGCCGCGGCCGTGCTCTGCACGCCCGCGCTCATCGAGGGGATGAGACCGGTGTTCGTCGGGGCCGCGGTCGCCGTATTCGCGGTGATGGTCCGCCAGTTCCTGGTCATCGGCGAGAACCGGCGTCTGCTTCTCGAGGTCGCCGAACAGGCGTCGGGTGAGCCGTTGACAGGGCCGGCGAACGGGGCGGACCCGACGGCGGGGCCGGAGGACGCGGCGAATCCGGACGCGGACGACGTGCCCAGTGAGGCGCAGCTGCTCGGCGAGCTGCGACACGCCATCGAACATGGCGAACTGACCATGTTCTACCAGCCCAAGGTCGACATTCGGGGCGGCGCGATCGTCGGAGTGGAGGCACTCATCCGCTGGCCGCACCCGCGGCGTGGCCTGCTCGAACCGGACCGGTTCCTGCCTCTGGTGCGTCAGCACGGGCTGATGCGCTCGATGACCACCGTCGTCCTCGAGCTGGCGCTCGACGAGGCCGCTGAGTGGTACCGCCGCGGCGTCGGGGTGCCGGTGGCGGTCAACGTGTTCGCCCCGGCAGTCAGCGATCCCGCGCTGCCCGGCCAGATCCTGGGCGCCCTGCAGGCTCGCGGGTTGAGCCCGCAGGCGCTGACCGTCGAGATCACCGAGGATCTGTTGCTGGACGACATGGACAGGACTCGATCAGTCCTCAACACCTTGCGCAGCAACGGAATTCGAGTGGCGATCGACGACTTCGGCAGCGGCTACTCGGCGCTGTGGTACCTGCGCGAGTTCCCGGTCGACGAGATCAAACTCGACAAGGAGTTCGTCGCGCCGGTTCTCACCCAGCCGGCCTCCGCCGCGATCGTACGGTCGGTGGTCGACCTGGCGCATGCCTTGAACATCACGCCGGTGGCCGAGGGCGTCGAGAATTCGGCGACCGCAGAACGCCTACGGGAGTTCGGGTGTGACGTCGCACAGGGCTACCTCTACAGCCGGCCTCTGCCGGCCGCCGACACGGTGGCGCTGCTGTCGGCGCAGAAGCGCGGCCGCTACGTCTGCGACGGCACCAGCCGCAGCGAGATCGAGTTGATGCAGTAG
- the msrB gene encoding peptide-methionine (R)-S-oxide reductase MsrB yields MTATGSGPDARQGPKLVLSDDEWRRRLDPQEFEVLRRAGTERPFTGEYTDTKTEGVYQCRACGAELFRSTEKFESHCGWPSFFDPADSDAVILRPDDSLGMRRVEVLCANCHSHLGHVFEGEGYPTPTDQRYCINSISLRLVPSQT; encoded by the coding sequence ATGACAGCGACAGGTTCGGGCCCCGATGCCAGGCAAGGCCCCAAGCTGGTGCTCAGCGACGACGAGTGGCGCCGCCGCCTCGATCCCCAGGAGTTCGAGGTGCTACGCCGCGCGGGCACCGAACGCCCGTTCACCGGTGAGTACACCGACACCAAGACCGAAGGCGTCTATCAGTGCCGCGCCTGTGGAGCAGAGTTGTTCCGCAGTACCGAGAAGTTCGAATCCCATTGCGGCTGGCCGTCGTTCTTCGACCCCGCCGACTCCGACGCGGTGATCCTGCGTCCCGACGATTCCCTGGGCATGCGTCGGGTCGAGGTGTTGTGTGCCAACTGCCACAGCCACCTCGGCCACGTCTTCGAAGGCGAGGGCTACCCCACGCCCACCGACCAGCGCTACTGCATCAACTCGATCTCGCTGCGGCTGGTGCCGTCGCAGACGTAG
- the aftC gene encoding arabinofuranan 3-O-arabinosyltransferase, whose amino-acid sequence MRDLVLTAFRPRTSPPDAATVLRSVLWPLAIMAVIHRSYVLVANRWITDDFAPVYRAAVHFKLGRDIYDENFTWVDPHYLYPPGGTLVMAPFGYLPEEASRNWFIFFNTVAIVLAGYFLLRLFNFTLASVAAPALLLAMFCTENVTNTLVFGNINGVILLFEVLFLRWLLDGNRSHEWWAGVSIGLTLVVKPLLAPLLLLPLVNRQWRALVTAFAVPLVFNVVAWPLINDPMSFVTRTVPYIFSTRDYFNSSILGNGIYYGLPMWLIMALRVAFAVLGVAALWLLYRYYRSRDPFFWMLTSSGVLLLTSWLVLSLGQGYYSMMLFPFLMTVVLPNSVIRSWVAWLAIYGFTTMDRWLMWKWPTTGRAIEYLKITYGWSLLLVVVFSVLVFRYLDAREDGRLDDGIDPPWMSPEPQPAGNSARAGDE is encoded by the coding sequence GTGCGTGATCTTGTCCTGACCGCCTTCCGGCCTCGCACCTCCCCACCCGACGCCGCCACGGTGCTGCGTTCGGTGCTGTGGCCGCTGGCCATCATGGCCGTCATCCATCGCAGTTATGTGTTGGTCGCCAACCGGTGGATCACCGACGACTTCGCGCCGGTCTACCGCGCAGCGGTGCATTTCAAGCTCGGGCGCGACATCTACGACGAGAACTTCACCTGGGTCGATCCGCACTATCTGTACCCGCCGGGCGGCACGCTGGTCATGGCGCCGTTCGGTTACCTGCCCGAAGAGGCGTCGCGGAACTGGTTCATCTTCTTCAACACCGTGGCGATCGTGCTCGCCGGATACTTTCTGCTGCGGCTGTTCAACTTCACCCTCGCCTCCGTGGCCGCGCCGGCGCTGCTGCTGGCGATGTTCTGCACCGAGAACGTCACCAACACCTTGGTGTTCGGCAACATCAACGGCGTCATCCTGTTGTTCGAGGTGCTGTTCCTGCGCTGGCTGCTGGACGGAAACCGCAGCCACGAGTGGTGGGCCGGGGTGTCGATCGGGCTGACGCTGGTGGTCAAACCCCTGCTGGCGCCCCTGCTCCTGCTGCCGCTGGTCAACCGGCAGTGGCGCGCCCTGGTGACCGCCTTCGCCGTGCCCCTAGTGTTCAACGTCGTGGCGTGGCCGCTGATCAACGACCCGATGAGCTTCGTCACCCGCACCGTGCCGTACATCTTCTCCACGCGGGACTACTTCAATAGCTCCATCCTGGGCAACGGCATCTACTACGGGTTGCCGATGTGGCTGATCATGGCGTTGCGGGTGGCGTTCGCGGTGCTGGGCGTGGCCGCGCTGTGGCTGCTCTACCGCTACTACCGCAGCCGCGACCCGTTCTTCTGGATGCTCACGTCGTCGGGTGTCCTGCTGCTCACCTCCTGGCTGGTGCTGTCACTGGGGCAGGGCTACTACTCGATGATGCTGTTCCCGTTCCTGATGACGGTGGTGCTGCCCAACTCCGTCATCCGCAGCTGGGTCGCGTGGCTGGCGATCTACGGGTTCACCACGATGGATCGGTGGTTGATGTGGAAGTGGCCGACCACCGGCCGCGCGATCGAGTACCTCAAGATCACCTACGGCTGGTCGCTGCTGCTGGTGGTGGTGTTCTCCGTGCTGGTGTTCCGCTACCTCGACGCGCGCGAGGACGGGAGGCTCGACGACGGGATCGACCCGCCGTGGATGTCGCCCGAGCCGCAACCCGCGGGCAACTCCGCCCGCGCGGGCGACGAGTAG
- a CDS encoding alpha/beta fold hydrolase, translating into MRLRVGAVLAVALSTALAGCAPGIAANPRYATDSGAGPQGAPETTTQASGPPAVEAPKNELSWQDCTSRVFSAAAVDPIPGVALECASYDADLDPIAGASGTVNIGVVRARSSDTPADAGPLVMTTGSDLPTSEQLPVWLSRSGIEVLSSHPVVSVDRRGIGMSGALDCRDSFDRQEMFDQVQFQAGDDPVANLREITMTATTSCTDAIAPGDSAYDNAHAAEDLERLRTTWDVPALALFGIGNGAQVALAYAGSHPNKVARLVLDSPLPLGIADEAATEQRVKGEQAALEAWAAQCVAANCPLGADPKAAVDALLSDARAGRGPGGASVAAVTSAISTALGYPRGDRVTAGNELALAISDARAGDSARLNALISEAEQLRYTDGQFVNRCSDALARPTPDRVRELVVAWGREYPQFGTVGALDMVKCLNWPSGSPPEEPGGLEIPTLLLGVQHDPIVGNEGVAAVAATAINAGSSNRRVLWQGTGHGAAIYSACALPPVITYLQSGQLPDSDIYCPA; encoded by the coding sequence ATGCGTTTGCGTGTGGGAGCGGTGCTGGCGGTGGCGCTGAGCACGGCGCTGGCCGGGTGCGCGCCCGGGATTGCGGCCAATCCTCGCTATGCCACCGACTCCGGAGCGGGCCCGCAGGGCGCCCCCGAAACCACCACCCAAGCCTCCGGGCCGCCGGCCGTGGAAGCCCCCAAGAACGAACTGTCCTGGCAGGACTGCACGTCGCGGGTGTTCAGCGCCGCGGCCGTCGACCCGATCCCCGGCGTGGCCCTGGAATGCGCCAGCTACGACGCCGACCTCGACCCCATCGCCGGTGCCAGCGGCACTGTCAACATCGGGGTGGTCCGGGCCCGGTCCAGCGACACCCCGGCCGACGCTGGACCCCTGGTCATGACCACCGGCTCGGACCTGCCCACCTCGGAGCAGTTGCCGGTGTGGCTGTCGCGGTCGGGCATCGAGGTGCTCAGCAGCCACCCGGTGGTCTCGGTGGACCGGCGCGGCATCGGGATGTCCGGAGCGCTGGATTGCCGGGACAGCTTCGACCGCCAGGAGATGTTCGACCAGGTCCAGTTCCAGGCGGGTGACGACCCGGTCGCCAACCTGCGCGAGATCACCATGACCGCCACCACCAGCTGTACCGACGCGATCGCCCCCGGCGACTCCGCCTACGACAACGCGCACGCCGCCGAAGACCTCGAACGCCTGCGCACCACCTGGGATGTGCCCGCGCTGGCCCTGTTCGGTATCGGTAACGGCGCCCAGGTGGCGCTGGCCTACGCCGGATCCCACCCCAACAAGGTGGCCCGACTGGTCCTGGACTCACCGCTGCCGCTGGGCATCGCCGACGAGGCGGCCACCGAGCAGCGCGTCAAAGGCGAGCAGGCGGCCCTGGAGGCCTGGGCCGCGCAATGTGTGGCGGCGAACTGCCCGCTGGGCGCCGATCCGAAGGCCGCCGTCGACGCGCTGCTCTCCGACGCCCGCGCCGGTCGCGGGCCCGGTGGCGCGTCGGTCGCCGCGGTCACCAGCGCGATCTCGACGGCCCTGGGATATCCGCGGGGGGACCGCGTCACCGCGGGCAACGAGCTCGCGCTGGCCATCTCCGACGCCCGCGCCGGGGACAGCGCCCGACTCAATGCTCTGATCAGCGAGGCCGAGCAGCTGCGCTACACCGACGGGCAGTTCGTCAACCGGTGCAGCGACGCGCTGGCCCGCCCCACACCCGACCGGGTCCGCGAACTCGTGGTGGCCTGGGGGCGTGAGTATCCGCAGTTCGGCACCGTGGGTGCGCTGGACATGGTCAAGTGCCTGAACTGGCCGAGCGGTTCGCCGCCCGAGGAGCCCGGTGGCCTGGAGATCCCGACGCTGCTGCTGGGAGTGCAGCACGACCCGATCGTCGGCAACGAGGGAGTCGCCGCCGTGGCCGCGACCGCGATCAACGCCGGGTCCTCCAACCGTCGGGTGCTCTGGCAGGGCACCGGGCACGGCGCCGCGATCTACTCGGCCTGCGCGCTGCCCCCGGTGATCACGTACCTGCAGAGCGGTCAGTTGCCGGACTCGGACATCTACTGCCCCGCCTGA
- a CDS encoding pyrimidine reductase family protein, with the protein MSEHGDGTQFTLLGGVDAVDAGDLPAHYGYPDDLTRCWVRGNMITSVDGAATSGGKSGALGGDADRAVFGALRALADVVVVGASTALVEDYSGVRLGATEREARRRRGQSEVPPLAVLTRSGRLTRDAALFQRTEVAPLVLTSADAAADARSHLGELAEVIDASGSDPASVDLHVALHALAQRGLLRVLTEGGPGVLGMFTDADLLDELCLTVAPVLVGGNSGRIVAGAGEVQATLRLDRVLTDSEGYLCLRYGRARRGPAD; encoded by the coding sequence ATGTCCGAGCACGGTGACGGGACGCAGTTCACACTCCTGGGCGGCGTCGACGCCGTCGACGCCGGGGACCTGCCCGCGCACTACGGCTACCCCGACGACCTGACCCGATGCTGGGTACGGGGCAACATGATCACGTCTGTCGACGGCGCGGCCACCAGCGGCGGCAAGTCCGGCGCCCTCGGCGGAGATGCCGACCGCGCGGTGTTCGGTGCGCTGCGCGCCTTGGCCGACGTCGTCGTCGTCGGGGCGTCGACCGCGCTGGTGGAGGACTACTCCGGAGTCCGGCTCGGCGCCACCGAGCGGGAGGCGCGGCGCCGGCGCGGGCAATCCGAGGTGCCGCCCCTCGCGGTGCTGACCCGGTCGGGCCGGCTCACCCGCGACGCGGCGCTGTTCCAGCGGACAGAGGTCGCACCACTCGTGCTGACCAGCGCCGACGCGGCCGCCGACGCGCGCAGCCACCTCGGTGAACTCGCCGAGGTGATCGACGCGTCCGGCTCCGACCCCGCGTCGGTGGATCTGCACGTCGCGCTGCACGCGCTGGCCCAGCGCGGATTGCTGCGCGTGCTGACCGAGGGCGGCCCCGGAGTCCTGGGCATGTTCACCGACGCCGACCTGCTCGACGAGTTGTGCCTGACGGTGGCGCCGGTACTGGTCGGCGGCAACTCGGGGCGCATCGTCGCCGGCGCCGGTGAGGTGCAGGCCACGCTGCGACTGGACCGCGTGCTCACCGACTCCGAGGGCTACCTGTGCCTGCGCTACGGCCGGGCTCGCCGCGGGCCGGCCGACTGA
- the zapE gene encoding cell division protein ZapE: MHGPSDVAHLVDRHPSVTPERLIAQLVPPPTFADVGFDTYRPNPAEPSQAAAVQACRQFCDDAVTRRAGRKKLFGKREVLPGVGVYLDGGFGVGKTHLLASSYYQVEQDSNFKRAFATFGELTQLAGVFGFVECIELLSDYVLVCIDEFELDDPGNTTLISRLLSALVERGVSVAATSNTLPEQLGEGRFAAQDFLREIHTLAAMFTTVRIEGPDYRHRDLPPAPQPPSDAEVARRAAAVPGATLDDFDGLCAHLATMHPSRYLTLIEGVTAVFITGVHPLDDQNVALRLVSLTDRLYDAGIPVVASGAKLDTVFSDEMLAGGFRKKYLRATSRLLALTAAGHAGRTIT; encoded by the coding sequence ATGCACGGGCCCAGCGATGTCGCACATCTGGTCGACCGGCACCCGAGCGTCACTCCAGAACGACTGATCGCTCAGCTGGTTCCGCCGCCCACGTTCGCCGACGTGGGTTTCGACACCTACCGCCCAAACCCGGCCGAGCCGTCGCAGGCCGCAGCGGTGCAGGCGTGCCGGCAGTTCTGCGACGACGCCGTCACCCGGCGGGCCGGCAGGAAGAAGTTGTTCGGCAAACGTGAGGTGCTGCCCGGGGTGGGGGTGTACCTGGACGGCGGCTTCGGGGTCGGCAAGACCCATCTGCTGGCGTCGTCGTACTACCAGGTCGAGCAGGACTCGAACTTCAAGCGGGCATTCGCCACCTTCGGTGAGCTGACCCAGTTGGCGGGTGTGTTCGGGTTCGTCGAGTGCATCGAGTTGTTGTCGGACTACGTGCTGGTCTGTATCGACGAGTTCGAGCTCGACGACCCCGGCAACACCACGCTGATCTCGCGGCTGCTCTCCGCACTGGTCGAACGGGGTGTCTCGGTGGCGGCCACCTCCAACACCCTGCCCGAGCAGCTGGGGGAGGGCCGCTTCGCCGCGCAGGACTTCCTGCGCGAAATCCACACGCTGGCAGCAATGTTCACCACCGTGCGCATCGAAGGGCCGGACTACCGGCACCGCGATCTGCCGCCGGCGCCGCAACCGCCCAGTGACGCCGAGGTGGCCCGCCGCGCCGCAGCGGTGCCGGGGGCCACGCTGGACGACTTCGACGGGTTGTGCGCGCATCTGGCGACCATGCACCCGTCTCGCTACCTGACGCTGATCGAGGGTGTCACCGCGGTGTTCATCACCGGCGTGCATCCCCTCGACGACCAGAACGTCGCGCTGAGGCTGGTGTCGCTGACCGACCGGCTCTACGACGCCGGCATCCCGGTCGTCGCGTCGGGCGCGAAGTTGGACACCGTGTTCAGTGACGAGATGCTCGCCGGCGGGTTCCGCAAGAAATACCTGCGCGCCACGTCACGGCTGCTGGCGTTGACCGCCGCCGGTCACGCCGGGCGCACCATCACATAG
- a CDS encoding GNAT family N-acetyltransferase has protein sequence MERRLTLQIDTATTELADALAEVAARTFPLACPPSSTSEDIDAFIAENLSADRFARYLTDPDRTVLAARRDGRILGYAMTVRGVPDDPDVQRAVPLRPAIELSKMYVLPDCHGAGVSAALMDAVVRYASAQHAACVWLGVNQQNRRAQRFYGKHGFEVAGTKTFHLGAEIEHDYVMVRPA, from the coding sequence GTGGAACGTCGCCTGACCCTTCAGATCGACACGGCCACAACGGAACTGGCCGACGCCCTGGCTGAGGTCGCCGCGCGCACGTTCCCCTTGGCCTGCCCACCGTCGAGCACGTCCGAGGACATCGACGCGTTCATCGCGGAGAACCTGTCGGCTGACCGCTTCGCCCGCTACCTGACCGACCCCGACCGCACCGTGTTGGCCGCCCGTCGGGACGGACGGATCCTCGGCTATGCAATGACCGTGCGTGGTGTTCCCGACGACCCCGACGTCCAGCGCGCCGTGCCGCTGCGCCCGGCCATCGAACTGTCCAAGATGTATGTGCTCCCCGACTGTCACGGCGCCGGGGTGTCGGCCGCGCTGATGGACGCGGTGGTGCGGTACGCGTCGGCACAGCACGCGGCCTGCGTCTGGCTGGGGGTCAATCAGCAGAACCGGCGCGCGCAACGCTTCTACGGCAAGCACGGATTCGAGGTCGCCGGCACCAAGACCTTCCACCTCGGCGCCGAGATCGAGCACGACTATGTGATGGTGCGCCCGGCGTGA
- a CDS encoding Clp protease N-terminal domain-containing protein yields MGQPVSINHPVRLDDLIDAITAVHTEPLEQLTDAMLAAEALGDVADHLIGHFVDQARRSGASWTQIGQCMGVTKQAAQKRFVPKTPADASALDPAAGFNRFTPRARNVVVEAQNRAHAAGNPEIQPAHLLLGLLADPTGLAAGLLATQGVELTSLADSITLPPAAAELPALIPFDTRARKALELTFRQALRLGHNYVGTEHLLLALHEEEDDDGVLHSAGIDWDRFELDLRAALDAIARS; encoded by the coding sequence ATGGGCCAGCCCGTCTCCATCAACCACCCCGTCCGCCTCGACGACCTCATCGACGCGATCACCGCCGTGCACACCGAACCGCTGGAACAGCTCACCGACGCGATGCTCGCCGCCGAGGCGCTCGGCGATGTCGCCGACCATCTGATCGGCCATTTCGTGGACCAGGCCCGCCGCTCCGGCGCATCGTGGACCCAGATCGGGCAGTGCATGGGCGTCACGAAACAGGCCGCCCAGAAGCGGTTCGTCCCCAAGACTCCCGCCGACGCCTCGGCCCTGGACCCTGCCGCCGGGTTCAACCGGTTCACCCCCCGCGCCCGCAACGTCGTCGTCGAAGCCCAGAACCGGGCCCATGCCGCGGGCAACCCCGAAATCCAGCCGGCCCACCTCCTCCTCGGCCTTCTCGCCGACCCCACCGGCCTGGCCGCAGGTCTGCTCGCCACCCAGGGCGTCGAACTCACGTCGCTCGCGGACTCCATCACACTGCCCCCCGCCGCGGCCGAGCTGCCCGCACTGATTCCCTTCGACACCCGCGCCCGCAAAGCCCTGGAGCTGACCTTCCGCCAGGCGCTCCGGTTGGGCCACAACTACGTCGGCACCGAACACCTCCTGCTCGCGCTGCACGAGGAAGAGGACGACGACGGTGTCCTGCACAGCGCCGGCATCGACTGGGACCGGTTCGAGCTCGACCTGCGCGCCGCGCTGGACGCGATAGCTCGCAGCTGA
- a CDS encoding SRPBCC family protein, translated as MTDRIEVQRTIDAAPADIFAVLCDPQGHVAIDATGMLQDAEGAPVQAVGDSFVVHMDREALGDFPLGRYDVSVLISEYEQDSLIAWTILGQIRPQIGHVYGYRLEPADDGTLVTSFYDWTDIDQHWRDADIFPVVSEAALKATLGILDRTVRRGYPRPSST; from the coding sequence ATGACCGATCGAATCGAAGTCCAGCGCACCATCGACGCGGCCCCCGCCGACATCTTCGCCGTGCTGTGCGACCCCCAAGGCCATGTCGCCATCGACGCCACCGGGATGCTCCAGGACGCCGAGGGCGCCCCCGTCCAGGCGGTCGGCGACAGCTTCGTCGTACACATGGACCGCGAAGCGCTCGGCGACTTCCCCCTCGGCCGCTACGACGTATCGGTGCTGATCAGCGAATACGAGCAGGATTCGCTGATCGCGTGGACGATCCTCGGCCAGATCCGTCCGCAGATCGGCCACGTCTACGGCTACCGGCTCGAGCCCGCCGACGACGGCACCCTCGTCACGTCGTTCTACGACTGGACCGACATCGACCAGCACTGGCGCGATGCCGACATCTTCCCGGTCGTATCTGAAGCGGCGCTGAAAGCCACGCTCGGGATCCTGGACCGGACCGTGCGACGCGGCTACCCACGCCCATCGTCAACCTGA
- a CDS encoding helix-turn-helix transcriptional regulator, with translation MVNAKSMAKYPRMLRRALDFIDGNAEYDITIRDIAAAADVTPRAIQYAFREHLQTTPLEYLRRVRLERAHKALVSADPARETVTSIAGRCGFTHPGRFSSAYKAVFGIEPSRTLRSQ, from the coding sequence ATGGTCAATGCGAAGTCGATGGCGAAGTACCCGCGCATGTTGCGCCGGGCGCTCGACTTCATTGACGGCAACGCCGAGTACGACATCACCATCCGTGACATCGCCGCCGCCGCCGACGTGACCCCCCGTGCCATCCAGTACGCGTTTCGCGAGCACCTGCAGACCACGCCGTTGGAGTACCTGCGTCGCGTTCGACTCGAACGGGCGCACAAGGCACTGGTGTCGGCGGACCCGGCGCGCGAAACCGTCACGTCGATCGCCGGGCGGTGCGGGTTCACCCATCCGGGACGGTTCAGCAGCGCTTACAAGGCCGTGTTCGGAATCGAGCCGAGCAGGACCCTGCGCAGCCAGTAG
- a CDS encoding LppA family lipoprotein — protein MSENPYESQTVRGDEAVELIDSMRPGGSYEDARRRINDAAATIAERIVGAVPGQTWQFSPDPNVQQVKSDGLPCDKLTGDIARRPLSDMVEFGRPFTSEEFATASDIVRDEAAEFGADGEDSLFNEQSRRDFHVQGGGFEFDLRQGGSAILTITGDCFLMQSVIDSPAGQLPADPPTEPSTR, from the coding sequence GTGAGCGAGAACCCGTACGAATCTCAGACCGTCCGCGGTGACGAGGCCGTCGAACTGATCGACAGCATGCGTCCCGGCGGCTCCTACGAGGACGCGCGCCGGCGCATCAACGACGCCGCCGCGACCATCGCCGAGCGGATCGTCGGCGCCGTCCCGGGCCAGACCTGGCAGTTCAGCCCCGACCCGAACGTGCAGCAGGTGAAAAGCGACGGGCTGCCGTGCGACAAACTCACCGGCGACATTGCGCGGCGCCCGCTCTCGGACATGGTCGAGTTCGGTCGGCCTTTCACGTCCGAGGAATTCGCGACGGCCAGCGACATCGTACGCGACGAGGCGGCCGAGTTCGGTGCCGATGGCGAGGACTCCCTGTTCAACGAGCAGTCCCGACGTGACTTCCACGTGCAGGGCGGCGGCTTCGAGTTCGACCTCCGGCAAGGTGGATCAGCCATCCTGACGATCACCGGAGACTGCTTCCTCATGCAGTCGGTGATCGATTCGCCCGCCGGACAGTTGCCGGCCGACCCGCCCACCGAGCCCTCGACGCGGTGA